In one window of Fictibacillus phosphorivorans DNA:
- a CDS encoding YwqI/YxiC family protein: MKEIKIQYGSVEHSLNQFRTAIQGFKPSINVRDDGKNSLETMDELVEVSQLMEQLFTNYVSLLQKSAVMSENAVESMRETDAEVSSTISSGKGVVK; this comes from the coding sequence ATGAAAGAAATTAAAATTCAATATGGTAGTGTTGAACACTCATTAAACCAATTCAGAACAGCGATACAGGGATTCAAGCCCTCCATCAACGTTCGTGATGATGGAAAGAACTCTCTTGAGACTATGGATGAGCTTGTAGAAGTTAGTCAGCTTATGGAACAGTTATTTACGAACTATGTAAGTTTGCTTCAGAAAAGTGCTGTTATGTCCGAAAATGCGGTTGAGAGTATGCGCGAAACAGATGCAGAGGTGTCATCAACTATTTCATCGGGTAAAGGAGTCGTAAAATGA
- a CDS encoding YwqH-like family protein produces the protein MDLNLISYHYSSMIREKQEQILKLQRASSELMSYQGELGQLGPNLLKPSLQAETWMGQLASKFEDGREEIQIAFKELESEQFSEVFQSISLKVTQLQNEIESLQNQLQTMQLQLQK, from the coding sequence GTGGATCTTAATCTAATCAGTTATCATTATTCTTCCATGATCAGGGAGAAGCAGGAACAAATTCTTAAGTTACAGAGGGCAAGCAGTGAACTAATGAGTTATCAAGGAGAACTTGGTCAATTAGGACCAAATCTTCTAAAGCCAAGTTTACAAGCTGAGACCTGGATGGGGCAGTTAGCGAGTAAATTTGAAGATGGGAGAGAAGAGATTCAAATAGCCTTCAAAGAGTTAGAGAGCGAACAGTTTTCTGAAGTATTTCAATCGATCTCATTAAAGGTCACTCAGCTTCAGAACGAGATTGAGAGTTTGCAAAATCAACTTCAAACGATGCAATTACAATTACAGAAGTGA
- a CDS encoding O-antigen ligase family protein, protein MKNNNVQKTLSSIKWITIWGGLYFYALYPVQKMFMKNMYVSYLTGTALIGQTEIQQDYERLMGASYNPNLSVALLLFGLSFLLGECLKSIKSASYKKLALQVTVVGMLVHAIFLTGSKAGFGILIIIFTLFIFRWNRLYALFLTSIMLINIHFILELMPRKARLFASADMRKVIWERSIHLWQEHSLFGITPIGFHREYMNLYHDNIPHAHNMVIGIFTEYGSLGGVALLIVISIHVYKMLSLYLSNVASKKHLDTFLLSLPIILLTGVFDYVLYSPQVALIAIILLATWEKYTARLNLVHPRILSFVRKWNVDLTVKHGKKKEYL, encoded by the coding sequence ATGAAAAATAACAACGTTCAAAAGACTTTATCATCTATTAAGTGGATTACCATTTGGGGCGGACTTTATTTTTATGCACTTTATCCTGTTCAAAAGATGTTCATGAAAAATATGTATGTAAGCTATTTGACAGGTACGGCCCTAATTGGACAAACTGAGATTCAACAAGATTATGAAAGATTGATGGGTGCTTCATACAATCCTAACCTGTCAGTCGCACTCCTATTGTTCGGCCTTTCATTTTTACTTGGGGAGTGTTTGAAAAGTATTAAAAGTGCTTCTTATAAGAAGCTAGCACTGCAAGTAACAGTAGTGGGCATGTTGGTTCACGCGATTTTTTTAACGGGATCAAAAGCAGGGTTTGGAATATTAATCATCATCTTTACGCTTTTTATTTTTAGATGGAATCGCTTATATGCGTTGTTCCTTACCTCAATCATGCTGATAAATATTCACTTTATCTTAGAACTAATGCCAAGAAAAGCTAGGCTCTTCGCATCCGCTGATATGCGGAAGGTCATTTGGGAACGATCTATTCATCTCTGGCAGGAACATTCATTATTTGGAATTACACCTATTGGATTCCACCGAGAATATATGAATCTTTACCATGATAATATACCGCACGCTCACAATATGGTTATCGGTATATTCACAGAATACGGATCCCTTGGTGGTGTTGCATTGCTCATTGTAATCTCGATTCATGTTTACAAGATGCTTTCGCTGTATCTATCTAATGTAGCGAGTAAAAAACACCTTGATACTTTTTTGCTGTCATTACCGATTATCTTGCTGACGGGTGTTTTTGATTATGTCCTGTATTCTCCACAAGTAGCTCTTATTGCCATCATATTACTAGCCACTTGGGAGAAGTACACCGCACGTCTAAACTTGGTCCACCCACGTATATTAAGTTTTGTGAGAAAGTGGAACGTGGATCTAACGGTTAAACACGGTAAGAAAAAAGAATATCTCTAA
- the galE gene encoding UDP-glucose 4-epimerase GalE produces the protein MAILVTGGAGYIGSHTVVQLIQSGFEVVIIDNYLNSDPEVLNRLHTITGKEIKCYDIDLLDKEKVQNVFSENNIEAVIHFAGLKAVGESVAKPLYYYHNNITSTLVLCEVMKENDVKKIVFSSSATVYGTAETVPLTEDTPLGATNPYGWTKLMLEQIFRDLHTSDEEWSIALLRYFNPVGAHESGLIGEDPSDIPNNLTPYITQVAVGKLDKLRVFGNDYDTEDGTGVRDYIHVEDLASGHLKALDKVLTNPGVDAYNLGTGKGYSVMDMIHTFEKVNGVDIPYEVIDRRPGDIAVSYADPTKARQELGWVAEKGLEDMLRDSWNWQQKNKNGYKS, from the coding sequence ATGGCTATTTTAGTCACAGGTGGAGCAGGGTACATCGGCAGTCACACGGTTGTACAACTCATACAATCCGGATTTGAAGTCGTTATTATCGACAATTATTTAAATAGCGATCCAGAAGTATTGAATCGACTACATACGATTACAGGAAAAGAGATCAAGTGCTACGACATAGACCTATTAGACAAAGAAAAGGTCCAAAACGTTTTCTCTGAAAACAACATTGAGGCCGTTATCCATTTCGCTGGATTAAAAGCAGTAGGAGAGTCTGTTGCAAAACCTCTTTATTACTATCATAACAACATTACGAGCACGCTAGTTTTGTGTGAAGTGATGAAAGAAAACGATGTGAAGAAGATTGTGTTTAGTTCTTCTGCTACTGTTTATGGAACAGCTGAGACGGTACCTTTGACGGAAGACACACCACTCGGCGCAACAAATCCATATGGCTGGACGAAGTTGATGTTAGAACAGATCTTTAGAGATCTACACACTTCTGATGAAGAGTGGAGCATTGCTCTTCTTCGTTACTTCAACCCAGTTGGAGCGCACGAGAGCGGCTTGATCGGGGAAGATCCGAGCGATATTCCAAACAACTTAACGCCTTATATCACGCAGGTCGCTGTAGGTAAGCTCGATAAACTTCGTGTGTTCGGTAACGATTATGATACAGAAGACGGAACGGGCGTACGTGATTATATCCATGTGGAAGATCTTGCGAGCGGCCACTTGAAAGCTCTAGATAAAGTGCTGACAAACCCGGGAGTTGACGCGTACAACTTAGGAACAGGCAAGGGCTACAGCGTCATGGATATGATTCACACGTTTGAAAAAGTGAATGGTGTTGATATTCCATACGAAGTGATCGACCGCCGTCCTGGTGATATCGCAGTCAGTTATGCAGATCCGACAAAAGCTAGACAAGAGCTCGGTTGGGTCGCAGAAAAAGGGTTGGAAGATATGCTTCGCGACTCGTGGAACTGGCAGCAGAAGAATAAGAACGGATATAAATCATAA
- a CDS encoding excalibur calcium-binding domain-containing protein — translation MITSGLIVGMITIPTEAAAPKAKTYKNCTELNKAYKGGVAKASNVKNKGGKTKYKPYVSKALYEANQKSDRDKDLIACER, via the coding sequence ATGATAACTTCTGGGCTGATTGTTGGAATGATTACCATCCCGACTGAAGCTGCAGCACCTAAAGCAAAAACGTACAAAAACTGTACGGAATTAAATAAAGCGTATAAAGGTGGAGTAGCTAAAGCTTCTAATGTTAAGAACAAAGGTGGAAAAACAAAATATAAGCCATATGTTTCGAAAGCTCTTTATGAAGCTAACCAAAAAAGTGATCGTGATAAAGACTTAATTGCTTGTGAACGATAA
- a CDS encoding MgtC/SapB family protein, whose amino-acid sequence MYLRVLVSAILGFLIGWDRESKSKPAGIKTYMYVCVASTLITLISIYSVDEFSTMSDTIRMDPMRLTAQIVAGLGFLGGGVIIKDGVQVKGLTSAAMILLAGGVGIGIGAGFYGIVSFAVVISLVLAKLGNHMESRKMARLEREMNKNEVHL is encoded by the coding sequence ATGTATCTTCGTGTTTTAGTCAGCGCTATCTTAGGCTTTTTGATCGGCTGGGACAGAGAATCAAAGAGCAAGCCAGCTGGGATCAAAACATACATGTACGTGTGCGTAGCGAGTACATTGATTACGTTGATCTCAATATATAGTGTCGATGAGTTCAGTACGATGAGCGATACGATCCGAATGGACCCGATGCGATTGACGGCGCAGATTGTAGCTGGTCTCGGGTTCTTAGGCGGTGGCGTCATCATAAAAGACGGCGTTCAAGTGAAAGGTCTCACATCAGCTGCTATGATTTTATTAGCTGGTGGCGTTGGAATTGGCATTGGGGCTGGCTTCTATGGCATTGTTAGTTTTGCTGTTGTTATCTCCCTCGTGTTAGCAAAGCTCGGAAACCATATGGAGAGTAGAAAAATGGCACGTCTTGAAAGGGAAATGAACAAGAATGAAGTGCATTTATAA
- a CDS encoding glycerophosphodiester phosphodiesterase family protein, giving the protein MIEQLKNTDTFFIAGHRGFMAKYPENTLIAFQKALDAGVDMLEFDLRFSKDSVLMVIHDDTVDRTTNGKGKVSDFTLNELKSLSAGVDPDGQFHTIPTLEEFCELLKLYPDVLFNVEIKPSPDAKRVAAATIQTLKDYDYLPRCVFTSFDADIVAYIHDVYGLRTQGFPGELMFNFVPGPNGTYSKMWAAGISMKLLSTELVEEFKDLGILSWCYCPDTKEQVSQALELGINVLTCNNPLPALEERKKQKDEIKS; this is encoded by the coding sequence ATGATCGAGCAACTAAAAAACACCGATACCTTTTTTATCGCGGGCCATCGCGGATTTATGGCAAAGTACCCTGAGAATACACTCATCGCGTTTCAAAAAGCGCTAGATGCTGGAGTCGATATGCTCGAATTCGACCTTCGCTTTTCAAAAGATTCCGTACTCATGGTCATTCACGATGATACGGTGGATCGAACGACGAACGGTAAAGGAAAAGTTAGTGATTTTACCCTTAATGAGCTAAAAAGTTTATCTGCAGGAGTAGACCCTGATGGACAATTCCATACGATTCCAACTTTAGAGGAATTTTGTGAGTTGTTGAAATTGTATCCTGATGTTCTTTTTAATGTAGAGATCAAACCGAGTCCCGATGCTAAACGTGTGGCGGCTGCAACCATTCAAACGTTAAAGGATTACGATTATCTACCGCGATGTGTATTTACGAGTTTTGATGCAGATATCGTTGCGTATATTCATGACGTTTATGGTCTTCGGACACAAGGCTTTCCGGGGGAATTGATGTTCAACTTTGTACCAGGACCGAACGGAACCTATTCGAAAATGTGGGCAGCGGGCATAAGTATGAAGCTGCTTTCTACCGAATTAGTAGAGGAATTTAAGGATTTAGGTATTTTAAGCTGGTGTTATTGTCCGGATACAAAAGAGCAAGTGTCTCAAGCTCTCGAATTAGGCATCAATGTTTTAACGTGTAACAATCCGTTACCCGCCCTGGAAGAACGAAAGAAACAAAAAGACGAGATCAAAAGTTAA
- a CDS encoding ABC transporter substrate-binding protein, translated as MKLKYVLSAMAVLVFMMLAGCQGETEKTSGTKSKEGGTATIQFWHSLGGKNGEFMDQLIKRFNDSQDEVKVVGTFQGAYDETSTKLQQSISASTGPDVTMLERSYVQQFAESEVLEDMTPYLKESGLKKGDFTKGLMGHSTFNDKLVSLPLNRSTPILHVNKTILDEKGLKVPTTWDELNEVANALVVKEGDKVTRYGLTMPYDTWYPIAMISQSKGTYFNKDKTSIGFEKNDVGVKVFQYLKDMQKTGALYYPPAQDSGNIVNQMFAAGKVPLMFQSTGVIGDISQNTDFEYVTAFLPKNKIHATPTGGGNVAMLAGSENKEAAWKFIDFMMEDPKGLQQFIVETGYLPFTEKMVNSKEIQDLWAKEPNKKTAYDQLKYAVDNNKSVVWPETMHEFFSAIEAIMYDDEEIEPTLNQFKGEVERILSES; from the coding sequence ATGAAATTGAAGTACGTATTAAGTGCAATGGCTGTATTGGTGTTTATGATGCTAGCGGGCTGCCAAGGTGAAACTGAGAAAACGAGCGGCACGAAGTCCAAAGAAGGCGGTACGGCAACGATTCAATTTTGGCATTCATTAGGCGGTAAGAACGGTGAGTTCATGGATCAGTTGATTAAACGATTCAATGATAGCCAGGATGAAGTGAAGGTAGTCGGTACTTTCCAAGGAGCTTATGATGAAACATCGACTAAGCTTCAACAATCGATTTCAGCAAGTACAGGTCCTGATGTTACGATGCTTGAACGTTCATATGTCCAACAGTTTGCAGAGTCTGAAGTGCTTGAAGACATGACACCTTATCTAAAAGAAAGCGGCTTGAAAAAAGGTGATTTTACAAAAGGTCTGATGGGACATTCAACATTTAACGATAAGCTTGTTTCATTGCCATTAAACCGCTCAACGCCAATTCTTCACGTGAACAAAACGATCCTAGATGAAAAAGGCTTAAAGGTTCCTACTACGTGGGATGAATTAAACGAAGTAGCAAATGCGCTTGTTGTTAAAGAAGGCGACAAAGTTACACGCTATGGTCTTACGATGCCTTACGATACGTGGTACCCGATCGCTATGATCTCTCAATCAAAAGGAACGTATTTTAACAAAGATAAAACGTCTATCGGATTTGAAAAGAATGATGTTGGCGTTAAAGTGTTTCAATATTTAAAAGACATGCAGAAAACAGGCGCTCTTTATTATCCGCCAGCACAGGATTCAGGAAACATCGTAAACCAAATGTTCGCTGCTGGAAAAGTGCCTCTAATGTTCCAATCTACTGGGGTGATTGGTGACATCAGCCAGAATACAGATTTTGAGTATGTAACGGCTTTTCTACCTAAAAACAAAATTCATGCTACGCCAACAGGTGGCGGAAACGTGGCGATGCTTGCAGGATCTGAAAACAAAGAAGCGGCTTGGAAGTTCATTGATTTCATGATGGAAGATCCGAAGGGGTTACAACAGTTTATCGTTGAAACAGGATACCTTCCGTTCACAGAAAAAATGGTGAATTCAAAAGAAATTCAAGATCTATGGGCAAAAGAGCCGAACAAAAAAACAGCATATGATCAGTTAAAATATGCAGTAGACAACAATAAGAGTGTCGTTTGGCCAGAGACGATGCACGAGTTCTTTTCAGCAATTGAAGCGATCATGTACGATGATGAAGAAATCGAACCAACCCTTAATCAATTCAAAGGTGAAGTAGAGAGAATCCTCTCCGAAAGTTAA
- a CDS encoding carbohydrate ABC transporter permease yields the protein MISTSLQTFQETLSVPPTLIPSSPQWINFVEAMTSGPFATYAKNSIIITLSIIVIQFLVMIPAAYAFAKYEFFGKNVLFALVLIAFMMPGQVTFIPIYLMMADWGLIKTLIPQILPFMSNAFGIFLLRQYFMQIPEEIIEAARLDNASEFKIMWKIMTPMAKPALATIALFSFVSHWNDYFWPLVMTDSNEVRPLTLGIAMLKQSEGISNWHIIMAGNVVLVIPILIVYLLCSKQIVKAFVYSGIK from the coding sequence ATGATCTCGACCTCGCTTCAGACGTTTCAGGAGACACTCAGCGTTCCGCCTACATTGATCCCGTCTTCACCGCAATGGATCAATTTTGTAGAGGCGATGACGTCAGGACCGTTTGCAACTTATGCGAAGAACTCAATCATCATTACGCTGTCGATCATCGTCATTCAATTTCTTGTGATGATTCCGGCCGCCTATGCGTTCGCTAAATATGAGTTCTTTGGGAAAAACGTACTTTTTGCTCTCGTGTTAATCGCGTTTATGATGCCAGGGCAGGTAACTTTTATCCCAATCTACTTAATGATGGCAGATTGGGGATTGATCAAGACATTGATTCCGCAGATTCTGCCTTTTATGTCTAACGCGTTTGGAATCTTCTTGCTCCGACAATATTTCATGCAGATTCCTGAGGAGATTATTGAAGCAGCGAGGCTCGATAATGCGAGTGAATTTAAGATCATGTGGAAAATCATGACGCCGATGGCAAAGCCGGCACTCGCTACAATTGCACTTTTCAGTTTTGTCAGTCACTGGAATGATTATTTCTGGCCACTCGTTATGACAGATTCAAATGAAGTTCGGCCGTTAACGCTTGGTATTGCGATGTTAAAGCAATCTGAAGGAATCAGTAACTGGCACATTATTATGGCTGGTAACGTGGTATTGGTTATTCCGATTCTAATCGTTTACTTATTATGCTCCAAACAGATCGTCAAAGCTTTTGTGTATTCAGGTATCAAATAA
- a CDS encoding carbohydrate ABC transporter permease has translation MKKKTFWETCRPYVMIGPAMIGIFLFVIYPMLYLVYLSFFKYNLLNSAMSRYVGFENYIQIFNRPDFYKSLTNTVIYTGGVVVLTMLISLFFAVWLKKQTRLNYIIQAGIFTPHIISIVSVSLVWLWLMEPNLGFLNFALEKLGLPTSQWLQSSKTALFSIIIVSVWHGIGYYVLILVAALQGISPNIYEAAELDNTSRFRVFRRITLPLISPQMFFILIIMTIGSFKVFDTVRIMTGGGPNNATNTLVYYIYGFRTTNIGYAAATGVVLMVIIGILTFIYFRLMSKKVHYQ, from the coding sequence ATGAAGAAAAAGACGTTCTGGGAAACCTGTAGACCTTATGTCATGATCGGTCCGGCCATGATTGGTATCTTTTTGTTTGTGATCTATCCGATGCTCTATTTAGTCTACCTTAGCTTCTTCAAATACAATTTATTGAACAGTGCGATGAGTCGGTATGTTGGCTTTGAAAATTATATTCAAATTTTCAACAGACCTGATTTTTATAAGTCGCTTACGAACACCGTGATCTACACGGGTGGCGTTGTTGTTCTGACGATGCTCATCTCCTTGTTTTTTGCGGTTTGGCTCAAAAAACAAACACGCTTGAATTACATTATCCAAGCGGGAATCTTCACCCCTCATATCATTTCAATCGTTTCCGTTTCACTCGTATGGCTATGGCTGATGGAACCGAATCTAGGATTTCTAAATTTTGCTCTAGAGAAATTAGGTCTTCCAACATCACAATGGCTGCAAAGCTCGAAAACAGCACTTTTTTCTATTATTATCGTATCGGTTTGGCACGGCATCGGGTATTACGTTCTCATTTTAGTCGCAGCGTTGCAAGGCATATCGCCAAATATCTATGAGGCGGCGGAACTCGATAACACGAGTAGATTCAGAGTGTTCCGCAGAATTACACTGCCGCTGATCTCACCACAAATGTTCTTTATCTTGATCATCATGACGATCGGCTCGTTCAAAGTCTTTGATACGGTTCGAATCATGACAGGTGGTGGACCGAACAATGCAACGAATACGCTTGTCTACTATATTTATGGATTCAGAACGACAAACATTGGTTATGCGGCTGCTACTGGGGTCGTGTTGATGGTCATTATCGGTATACTAACGTTTATCTATTTCCGTTTGATGTCGAAGAAAGTTCATTATCAGTAA
- a CDS encoding ABC transporter ATP-binding protein: MASIEFVNVTKEFEKKDIIKDLNLTIKDGTFTVLVGPSGCGKTTLLRMIAGIGPQSSGAVLINGDDVTAVAPGKRGVAMVFQNYAIYPTMSVRENIEFGLKNNKVKKEERRKLVESISAAVGLTEYLDRKPSTLSGGQRQRVALARAMVKQPSVFLMDEPLSNLDAKLRAQMRLDLIELHKKLGTTFVYVTHDQVEAMSMADTIVLMNNGLIQQEAAPEEIYHEPNNLFVAQFIGTPPMNIGELGVDGVKFGFRPESAQTSDTPVGEYLSMEGEIATREMLGSETLYQMKYKDSAFMLKSNYAFYKVNQKIHIGVPEDKLYLFDSEGTRIRRDHERYSSYLEALRGY, from the coding sequence ATGGCATCTATTGAGTTTGTGAATGTGACGAAAGAGTTCGAGAAAAAAGATATTATTAAAGATCTTAACCTCACAATCAAAGATGGAACGTTTACCGTTTTGGTAGGTCCGTCAGGATGCGGTAAGACGACATTGTTAAGGATGATCGCTGGAATTGGGCCGCAGAGCTCAGGAGCTGTCTTGATCAATGGAGATGATGTTACAGCGGTGGCACCTGGAAAACGAGGAGTGGCCATGGTTTTTCAAAACTATGCGATCTATCCGACGATGTCTGTAAGAGAGAATATCGAATTTGGACTTAAGAATAACAAAGTAAAAAAAGAAGAACGAAGAAAGTTGGTAGAAAGCATCAGTGCTGCTGTTGGTCTGACGGAATATCTAGACCGAAAGCCTTCTACACTTTCTGGCGGACAGCGTCAGCGTGTGGCTTTAGCTCGTGCGATGGTTAAGCAGCCTTCTGTGTTTCTGATGGATGAACCACTGTCTAACCTGGATGCCAAACTACGAGCGCAGATGCGACTTGATCTGATCGAGCTGCATAAAAAGTTAGGCACTACCTTTGTTTATGTAACACATGATCAGGTGGAAGCCATGTCGATGGCAGATACAATCGTGCTGATGAATAACGGATTGATTCAGCAAGAGGCAGCACCTGAAGAAATCTATCATGAACCGAACAACCTCTTCGTGGCTCAGTTTATCGGAACGCCGCCGATGAATATTGGAGAACTCGGTGTGGATGGCGTCAAGTTTGGATTCCGTCCAGAGAGTGCGCAAACATCTGATACGCCGGTTGGTGAATATTTGAGTATGGAAGGCGAGATCGCAACTCGTGAGATGCTTGGCTCCGAAACGCTTTACCAAATGAAGTACAAAGATAGTGCGTTCATGCTAAAAAGCAATTATGCCTTCTACAAAGTAAACCAAAAGATACACATAGGGGTCCCTGAAGATAAGCTCTATCTATTTGATTCAGAAGGGACACGAATCAGAAGAGACCATGAACGTTATTCCTCGTATCTTGAAGCTTTAAGAGGTTATTGA
- a CDS encoding DeoR/GlpR family DNA-binding transcription regulator, whose translation MLAAERKAKIIEFVKRTNIATVTQLSEEFNVHEATIRRDLSEIEREGHLRRTHGGVILGEGIHSEPSFTVRSTERVEEKQRIGEKAAEMIQEGDSIILDSGTTTFQIAKYIANKTNITVVTNDINIAAELRDSKGIKVIVTGGVLYPESFMLNGMFTNDVLKKLHVHKAFIGTPAIHPKKGLTHFEELFVPAKMEMINAASEVIVVTDHTKLGGVSLHMVSPINKVDKLITGEEASDTQIQQFKESGVEIIIS comes from the coding sequence ATGTTAGCAGCAGAAAGAAAAGCAAAGATTATTGAATTTGTAAAAAGGACAAACATTGCAACGGTCACACAGCTTTCTGAGGAGTTTAATGTGCATGAAGCAACGATCAGAAGAGATCTTTCAGAAATTGAGAGAGAAGGTCATCTGAGACGTACGCATGGCGGCGTCATATTAGGAGAAGGCATTCACTCAGAGCCTTCATTCACAGTACGATCAACCGAGCGTGTTGAGGAAAAACAGCGCATTGGAGAAAAAGCAGCCGAAATGATTCAAGAAGGCGATAGCATTATCTTGGATTCTGGAACGACAACGTTTCAGATTGCAAAATATATCGCGAACAAAACGAATATTACCGTTGTTACGAATGATATCAACATAGCCGCAGAGCTTCGTGATTCAAAAGGGATCAAGGTCATCGTAACAGGCGGTGTGCTTTATCCAGAGAGCTTTATGCTAAACGGTATGTTTACAAACGATGTACTAAAAAAATTACATGTTCATAAAGCATTCATTGGTACGCCAGCGATTCATCCTAAAAAAGGACTGACTCATTTTGAAGAGCTTTTTGTACCAGCGAAGATGGAGATGATTAACGCTGCAAGTGAAGTAATCGTTGTTACCGATCACACGAAACTAGGCGGTGTTTCTCTTCACATGGTTTCACCAATCAATAAGGTAGATAAACTCATTACAGGTGAAGAAGCTTCAGATACGCAGATTCAACAGTTCAAAGAAAGTGGAGTAGAAATCATCATCTCTTAA
- a CDS encoding alcohol dehydrogenase catalytic domain-containing protein has translation MQEQSIHSRTYRLLGPYQMEEVTVNRTINEGEVVVEPLIASICHADLRYFMGQRKPEVLTKKLPMALLHEGIGRVVESKSNSVSVGDRVVIVPNIPGHLLKKGHPEECSSYSQQEFIANYGEKNVFLGSGYDGIAQNRLVLPAECAIPIPDSLPNEIAVLSELCTVSYHALSRVKQKLESSQNTTVAVFGDGPVGYLTAAMIHHVYNLGPERLTVFGAIDEKLKQFTFASRKLVQNYDFKSSKKVDIIVECTGGAFSEHAINQGIDLAARGGTIILMGVSEDRVPINTRDVLEKGLSLYGSSRSSSADYHAVMKAMENIEYQKTLRAILPKSNTPIHNLSDFQTAMKSASEHRHWEKIILDFDWSAS, from the coding sequence GTGCAGGAACAGTCAATCCATTCAAGGACGTATCGTTTATTAGGTCCTTATCAGATGGAAGAGGTTACCGTTAATCGAACGATTAATGAAGGTGAAGTGGTTGTTGAACCGCTGATTGCAAGCATCTGTCATGCAGACTTACGTTATTTTATGGGGCAGCGAAAGCCTGAAGTACTTACTAAAAAACTTCCTATGGCCCTATTGCACGAGGGAATCGGAAGGGTAGTTGAAAGTAAGAGTAACTCAGTAAGCGTTGGAGATCGTGTTGTGATTGTTCCTAATATTCCAGGGCATCTGCTTAAAAAGGGACATCCTGAAGAGTGTAGTTCCTACTCGCAACAAGAGTTCATCGCCAATTATGGAGAGAAGAATGTGTTCTTGGGAAGCGGCTATGATGGAATCGCTCAAAATCGCTTAGTTCTACCAGCTGAATGCGCCATTCCTATCCCAGACTCACTTCCTAATGAAATTGCCGTTCTGTCAGAGCTTTGTACCGTGTCCTATCATGCGCTCAGTCGCGTTAAGCAGAAGTTAGAATCTTCTCAGAACACGACGGTAGCGGTTTTTGGAGATGGTCCAGTTGGATATTTGACCGCTGCTATGATTCACCATGTCTATAATCTTGGCCCTGAGCGATTGACGGTATTTGGTGCAATCGATGAGAAGTTGAAACAGTTCACGTTTGCTTCAAGAAAACTAGTCCAAAACTATGATTTTAAATCTTCTAAAAAGGTAGATATCATTGTAGAATGTACGGGTGGCGCTTTTAGTGAGCATGCGATCAACCAAGGAATTGATCTTGCCGCACGCGGTGGAACAATCATTTTGATGGGTGTTTCAGAAGATCGAGTTCCAATTAATACAAGAGATGTTCTTGAAAAAGGGCTATCGCTTTATGGCAGCAGCCGCAGTTCGAGTGCAGATTATCATGCAGTGATGAAAGCGATGGAGAATATAGAATACCAAAAGACACTTAGAGCGATCCTACCGAAAAGTAATACACCGATCCACAACCTATCTGATTTTCAAACGGCTATGAAATCAGCTTCCGAACATAGACATTGGGAAAAAATTATTTTAGATTTTGATTGGTCAGCTTCCTAA
- a CDS encoding SMI1/KNR4 family protein encodes MKIKQDTIVRPLPSVEIIKNHEKFWRLSLPESFLEFIKENNGAEVEEATFECNNRDYAIERFLCILDDIENHPKGIYDIDVVYSQIGERLTDNEDLLGAEVLPIASVFAGDFVCLDFRTDKNNPSVCVWSHEESGEFEPVTYNVAENFSEFLNILE; translated from the coding sequence ATGAAAATAAAACAGGACACTATAGTAAGGCCATTGCCTTCAGTGGAAATAATAAAAAATCACGAAAAGTTTTGGAGACTTTCATTACCTGAGTCTTTCTTAGAATTTATAAAAGAAAATAATGGTGCAGAGGTTGAGGAAGCAACATTTGAGTGTAACAACCGTGATTATGCAATAGAAAGGTTTTTGTGTATATTAGATGATATTGAGAATCATCCAAAAGGAATTTATGACATAGATGTTGTATATTCACAAATAGGCGAAAGGTTAACTGATAATGAGGACTTATTAGGAGCAGAGGTATTGCCGATAGCTAGTGTATTTGCGGGGGACTTTGTATGCTTAGATTTTAGAACAGATAAAAATAATCCATCTGTTTGTGTATGGTCTCATGAAGAATCCGGTGAATTTGAGCCTGTTACATATAATGTGGCAGAAAATTTTAGTGAATTTTTAAATATACTTGAATAG